In Sphaeramia orbicularis chromosome 7, fSphaOr1.1, whole genome shotgun sequence, one genomic interval encodes:
- the LOC115421953 gene encoding bile acid receptor-like — MYEWACPEDGVALTDVVAPPLQRLLQFTRTVPGFDLLDFTDQCSLLSMSSLDVMFLLSAQQFSQNPTSSSPALQFFTVSTHTRLRNLESRPDHQGQTWAGPGPGCTKDLLGGADLLGAVLCFFHSMAALRATEAEYALLTATALLCSDRASQQVAGCVDKMQELILDLLSRVCGPEGGGGGGARGAEGGGGGARGGAQRFGRLLGRLTELRSLRHNYLHLRRQQEEL; from the exons ATGTACGAGTGGGCGTGTCCAGAGGACGGCGTTGCTTTGACTGATGTGGTGGCCCCTCCCCTTCAGAGACTCCTACAGTTCACCAGGACGGTTCCAG GCTTTGACCTGCTGGACTTCACTGACCAGTGCTCTCTTCTGTCCATGTCTTCACTGGACGTCATGTTTCTCCTCTCAGCTCAGCAGTTTTCCCAGAACCCCACCAGTTCCAGTCCAG CTCTGCAGTTTTTCACCGTGTCGACACACACCAGACTGAGGAACCTGGAGTCCAGGCCAGACCACCAGGGCCAGACGTGGgccggtccaggtccag GGTGCACCAAGGACCTCCTGGGGGGGGCGGACCTCCTGGGGGCGGTGCTCTGCTTCTTCCACAGCATGGCGGCACTCAGGGCGACTGAGGCCGAGTACGCTCTGCTGACGGCGACGGCACTGCTCTGTTCAG ACAGGGCATCTCAGCAGGTCGCTGGATGTGTGGACAAGATGCAGGAGCTGATCCTGGACCTGCTGTCCAGGGTGTGTGGAcctgagggaggaggaggaggaggtgcacgAGGAgctgagggaggaggaggaggtgcacgAGGAGGAGCGCAGCGCTTCGGCCGGCTGCTGGGAAGACTGACAGAGCTGAGGAGCCTCCGACACAACTACCTCCACCTGAGGAGACAACAGGAGGAACTGtga